The proteins below are encoded in one region of Mya arenaria isolate MELC-2E11 chromosome 15, ASM2691426v1:
- the LOC128219680 gene encoding phospholipid-transporting ATPase IF-like isoform X8 yields the protein MEYERFGDEMQHASLFDSTLRPWHRRPPRSDTRSVYIGHRYPPDLDTTVLEPELEYPKNRIISSRYTAWNFLPKNLFEQFRRVANFYFLIIGIVQLVIDTPVSPITSILPLLFVVTVTAIKQGYEDWLRHKADREVNYRKVELVRDGEISSIMSMDIKVGDILRISANKSFPCDIVMLSSADPEGNCYITTANLDGETNLKTHCCVTDTRRFSHSGDFTQLSAVIECQQPTPDLYSFVGNMTIVRDNGEHTVRPLGPEHVLLRGARLKNTAFIYGCAIYTGNETKLALNSRPKSTKFSRIERRMNTFLLIFLLILAAESMFSTGLKYWYAFRPRVGQPWYVPEKEKDINVTPLRILEDFLAFVVLYNYVIPISLYVTIELQKFIGSMFFDWDLDMYDPNTNEPAKANTSDLNEELGQVEYLFTDKTGTLTENEMQFRKCSISGKQYEEVGSMLCLSSPTGGVPEPVPIFDTDIETFFTLLVLCHSVRVDHSQAVELGASTMYSYDGYEYDYQAPSPDEKAFIEACRRYGIVFHGPHDGMMEVTFKGEMRRYKLLHTLDFDATRKRMSVIVENERGEIYLLCKGAESTMLGRVTEGDKESVLTHVNEYAILGLRTLVLGLKQLDPKEFDRIDQTLNDAKTALQDRADKLATAYSEVEVDLRVLGATAVEDKLQEDVPDTIQSLLAAGIKVWVLTGDKEETAVNVSHSAGHFTSDMTTLSITRQRNPKDCEELIRTHTQILEEARHVGTARRFALVIDGASLQHCLEHADALCSLSLNCSAVLCCRMTPLQKAEVVKLIKHSKDHPVTAAIGDGANDVSMIEEADVGIGIMGKEGRQAVRNSDYAFAKFRFLKKALLVHGHFYYIRLSNLVHYFFYKNVAFITAQLFYTFFSAFSEQSLYESFYLMNFNMVFTAMPILMYGIFEQHIPPSTLMANPRLYKKVSKNMNMSIRNFIKWNSLGLWHSVVVFFGGVFLMGEESSLFPDGRMIGNWTLGSIMYFASLMIVSFKLCLTIHYWSGPIWFGFAFFVVTYTAGMGVYNSIMWPSLFSDHNYLLYDWNTVFQSVTVWFAELMLIILALIPDIVFRAYSDIQMRRDVSPHHGQFYQYQQLL from the exons ATGGAATATGAAAGATTTGGGGACGAAATGCAGCATGCATCTCTGTTTGATTCTACATTAAGG cCATGGCATAGGAGGCCTCCACGGTCAGACACACGGTCAGTTTACATTGGACACAGATACCCGCCAGACCTTGACACAACTGTCTTGGAGCCCGAACTAGAGTACCCGAAAAACAGGATTATATCTTCAAGG tACACAGCATGGAATTTCCTACCAAAGAATTTATTCGAGCAATTCCGTCGAGTGGCCAATTTCTACTTCCTGATCATTGGAATAGTACAG TTAGTGATCGACACGCCAGTCAGTCCAATCACCAGCATTCTACCCCTGCTGTTCGTGGTTACCGTCACCGCCATCAAGCAG GGCTATGAGGACTGGCTTCGACACAAGGCAGACAGAGAGGTGAACTATCGTAAGGTGGAGCTGGTACGAGATGGCGAGATTTCCTCCATCATGTCTATGGATATTAAG GTCGGAGACATTTTACGCATCTCGGCTAATAAGAGTTTTCCCTGCGACATTGTCATGTTGTCATCTGCTGACCCAGAGGGGAACTGTTACATTACCACAGCTAACCTGGACGGTGAAACTAACCTGAAG ACCCACTGTTGCGTAACTGACACCAGACGTTTCTCCCATTCCGGAGATTTCACCCAGCTGTCTGCGGTTATAGAGTGTCAGCAGCCGACCCCTGACCTCTACTCCTTTGTTGGGAATATGACGATCGTCCGGGACAATGGAGAGCACACTGTGCGACCACTTGGCCCTGAACATGTGCTACTCAGGGGAGCCAGGCTGAAGAATACTGCCTTTATATATG GGTGTGCCATTTACACTGGTAACGAGACAAAACTAGCTTTAAACTCCAGACCTAAATCAACAAAGTTCTCTCGTATCGAGAG acgTATGAATACATTCCTGCTGATCTTCCTCTTGATTCTTGCGGCTGAGTCGATGTTCTCCACGGGCCTGAAATACTGGTATGCATTCCGGCCACGTGTTGGACAGCCCTGGTACGTCCCAGAGAAGGAAAAGGACATCAATGTCACG CCACTGCGAATCCTTGAAGACTTCCTGGCCTTTGTTGTGCTATATAACTACGTCATTCCAATATCACTGTATGTTACTATAG AGCTGCAGAAGTTCATAGGTTCAATGTTTTTTGACTGGGACCTGGATATGTATGATCCTAATACAAATGAACCCGCCAAAGCGAACACTTCTGACCTCAATGAAGAGCTGGGACAG GTGGAGTACCTTTTCACAGACAAGACAGGAACACTGACAGAGAACGAGATGCAGTTCCGCAAGTGCTCTATCTCCGGTAAACAGTACGAGGAGGTCGGCAGTATGCTGTGTCTATCTTCCCCAACAGGAGGGGTGCCAGAACCAGTCCCCATATTTGAT acGGACATTGAGACATTTTTCACATTGTTGGTACTATGTCACAGTGTGCGAGTGGACCATTCCCAAGCCGTAGAACTGGGGGCATCCACCATGTACAGTTATGATGGATATGAGTATGACTATCAGGCTCCATCTCCTGATGAAAAGGCTTTCATAGAGGCCTGTAGGAG GTATGGTATAGTGTTCCATGGACCACATGATGGGATGATGGAGGTCACCTTCAAAGGTGAAATGAGGAGATACAAGTTACTACACACACTTGATTTTGATGCAACAAGAAAGCGGATGAGTGTTATTGTGGAGAATGAGAGGG GTGAGATTTACCTGCTGTGTAAAGGTGCTGAGTCGACCATGTTGGGTAGAGTGACAGAGGGGGATAAGGAGTCTGTGCTCACTCATGTAAACGAGTATGCCATT CTTGGTTTGAGGACTCTGGTGTTAGGTTTAAAACAGTTGGACCCTAAAGAGTTTGACAGGATAGACCAGACTCTGAATGACGCCAAGACAGCCCTGCAGGACAGGGCAGATAAG CTGGCAACAGCATACAGTGAGGTGGAAGTGGATTTACGGGTGTTAGGAGCCACAGCAGTCGAAGACAAGCTACAGGAAGATGTGCCAGACACTATACAGTCTCTACTGGCTGCTGGTATCAAG GTCTGGGTGTTGACGGGCGATAAAGAGGAGACAGCGGTCAACGTCAGTCATTCTGCGGGACATTTCACCTCTGATATGACCACTCTGTCCATTACCAGGCAGAGAAATCCTAAAGATTGTGAAGAACTAATCCGGACACATACGCAAAT ATTGGAGGAGGCGAGACATGTAGGCACAGCTCGAAGGTTTGCTCTCGTTATAGATGGTGCTAGCCTCCAACACTGTTTGGAACATGCAGATGCATTGTGCTCTCTTAGTCTCAACTGTTCAGCTGTACTGTGTTGTAGAATGACCCCACTTCAAAAAGCTGAG GTTGTGAAGCTTATCAAACATTCCAAAGATCACCCAGTGACTGCAGCTATAGGTGATGGTGCTAACGATGTCAGCATGATAGAGGAGGCTGATGTTGGAATAG GAATCATGGGGAAAGAAGGTCGCCAAGCAGTGAGGAACAGTGATTATGCGTTTGCAAAGTTCCGTTTCCTCAAGAAGGCACTTCTTGTCCATGGACACTTCTACTACATACGTCTTTCCAACCTTGTTCATTATTTCTTCTACAAA AATGTTGCATTCATCACTGCTCAACTTTTTTACACATTCTTTTCTGCCTTCTCAGAACAG TCACTGTATGAGAGTTTCTACTTGATGAATTTCAACATGGTTTTTACTGCCATGCCCATTCTTATGTACGGCATTTTTGAACAGCACATTCCACCATCTACACTCATGGCAAATCCCAGGCTCTACAA aaaagtTTCAAAGAATATGAACATGTCAATCAGGAATTTTATCAAGTGGAACAGCTTAG GTCTGTGGCACTCAGTGGTTGTGTTCTTTGGAGGTGTGTTCCTAATGGGAGAGGAGAGCTCACTCTTTCCAGATGGAAGG ATGATCGGCAACTGGACACTTGGTTCCATCATGTATTTTGCTAGTCTCATGATTGTCAGTTTTAAG TTATGCCTAACCATCCATTACTGGTCAGGCCCCATTTGGTTTGGTTTTGCATTCTTCGTTGTCACGTACACTGCTGGTATGGGTGTCTACAACTCGATCATGTGGCC GTCGTTGTTCAGTGACCATAACTACCTTCTATATGACTGGAATACAGTGTTCCAGTCTGTCACGGTCTGGTTTGCAGAACTGATGCTCATTATACTCGCGTTGATCCCTGATATTGTGTTCAGAGCCTACTCTGATATTCAAATGAGGCGAGATGTTAGCCCACATCATGGACAG TTTTATCAGTATCAGCAACTGTTATGA
- the LOC128219680 gene encoding phospholipid-transporting ATPase IF-like isoform X6: MEYERFGDEMQHASLFDSTLRPWHRRPPRSDTRSVYIGHRYPPDLDTTVLEPELEYPKNRIISSRYTAWNFLPKNLFEQFRRVANFYFLIIGIVQLVIDTPVSPITSILPLLFVVTVTAIKQGYEDWLRHKADREVNYRKVELVRDGEISSIMSMDIKVGDILRISANKSFPCDIVMLSSADPEGNCYITTANLDGETNLKTHCCVTDTRRFSHSGDFTQLSAVIECQQPTPDLYSFVGNMTIVRDNGEHTVRPLGPEHVLLRGARLKNTAFIYGCAIYTGNETKLALNSRPKSTKFSRIERRMNTFLLIFLLILAAESMFSTGLKYWYAFRPRVGQPWYVPEKEKDINVTPLRILEDFLAFVVLYNYVIPISLYVTIELQKFIGSMFFDWDLDMYDPNTNEPAKANTSDLNEELGQVEYLFTDKTGTLTENEMQFRKCSISGKQYEEVGSMLCLSSPTGGVPEPVPIFDTDIETFFTLLVLCHSVRVDHSQAVELGASTMYSYDGYEYDYQAPSPDEKAFIEACRRYGIVFHGPHDGMMEVTFKGEMRRYKLLHTLDFDATRKRMSVIVENERGEIYLLCKGAESTMLGRVTEGDKESVLTHVNEYAILGLRTLVLGLKQLDPKEFDRIDQTLNDAKTALQDRADKLATAYSEVEVDLRVLGATAVEDKLQEDVPDTIQSLLAAGIKVWVLTGDKEETAVNVSHSAGHFTSDMTTLSITRQRNPKDCEELIRTHTQILEEARHVGTARRFALVIDGASLQHCLEHADALCSLSLNCSAVLCCRMTPLQKAEVVKLIKHSKDHPVTAAIGDGANDVSMIEEADVGIGIMGKEGRQAVRNSDYAFAKFRFLKKALLVHGHFYYIRLSNLVHYFFYKNVAFITAQLFYTFFSAFSEQSLYESFYLMNFNMVFTAMPILMYGIFEQHIPPSTLMANPRLYKKVSKNMNMSIRNFIKWNSLGLWHSVVVFFGGVFLMGEESSLFPDGRMIGNWTLGSIMYFASLMIVSFKLCLTIHYWSGPIWFGFAFFVVTYTAGMGVYNSIMWPSLFSDHNYLLYDWNTVFQSVTVWFAELMLIILALIPDIVFRAYSDIQMRRDVSPHHGQVSPGGFESGKVLSDMQQGNI; this comes from the exons ATGGAATATGAAAGATTTGGGGACGAAATGCAGCATGCATCTCTGTTTGATTCTACATTAAGG cCATGGCATAGGAGGCCTCCACGGTCAGACACACGGTCAGTTTACATTGGACACAGATACCCGCCAGACCTTGACACAACTGTCTTGGAGCCCGAACTAGAGTACCCGAAAAACAGGATTATATCTTCAAGG tACACAGCATGGAATTTCCTACCAAAGAATTTATTCGAGCAATTCCGTCGAGTGGCCAATTTCTACTTCCTGATCATTGGAATAGTACAG TTAGTGATCGACACGCCAGTCAGTCCAATCACCAGCATTCTACCCCTGCTGTTCGTGGTTACCGTCACCGCCATCAAGCAG GGCTATGAGGACTGGCTTCGACACAAGGCAGACAGAGAGGTGAACTATCGTAAGGTGGAGCTGGTACGAGATGGCGAGATTTCCTCCATCATGTCTATGGATATTAAG GTCGGAGACATTTTACGCATCTCGGCTAATAAGAGTTTTCCCTGCGACATTGTCATGTTGTCATCTGCTGACCCAGAGGGGAACTGTTACATTACCACAGCTAACCTGGACGGTGAAACTAACCTGAAG ACCCACTGTTGCGTAACTGACACCAGACGTTTCTCCCATTCCGGAGATTTCACCCAGCTGTCTGCGGTTATAGAGTGTCAGCAGCCGACCCCTGACCTCTACTCCTTTGTTGGGAATATGACGATCGTCCGGGACAATGGAGAGCACACTGTGCGACCACTTGGCCCTGAACATGTGCTACTCAGGGGAGCCAGGCTGAAGAATACTGCCTTTATATATG GGTGTGCCATTTACACTGGTAACGAGACAAAACTAGCTTTAAACTCCAGACCTAAATCAACAAAGTTCTCTCGTATCGAGAG acgTATGAATACATTCCTGCTGATCTTCCTCTTGATTCTTGCGGCTGAGTCGATGTTCTCCACGGGCCTGAAATACTGGTATGCATTCCGGCCACGTGTTGGACAGCCCTGGTACGTCCCAGAGAAGGAAAAGGACATCAATGTCACG CCACTGCGAATCCTTGAAGACTTCCTGGCCTTTGTTGTGCTATATAACTACGTCATTCCAATATCACTGTATGTTACTATAG AGCTGCAGAAGTTCATAGGTTCAATGTTTTTTGACTGGGACCTGGATATGTATGATCCTAATACAAATGAACCCGCCAAAGCGAACACTTCTGACCTCAATGAAGAGCTGGGACAG GTGGAGTACCTTTTCACAGACAAGACAGGAACACTGACAGAGAACGAGATGCAGTTCCGCAAGTGCTCTATCTCCGGTAAACAGTACGAGGAGGTCGGCAGTATGCTGTGTCTATCTTCCCCAACAGGAGGGGTGCCAGAACCAGTCCCCATATTTGAT acGGACATTGAGACATTTTTCACATTGTTGGTACTATGTCACAGTGTGCGAGTGGACCATTCCCAAGCCGTAGAACTGGGGGCATCCACCATGTACAGTTATGATGGATATGAGTATGACTATCAGGCTCCATCTCCTGATGAAAAGGCTTTCATAGAGGCCTGTAGGAG GTATGGTATAGTGTTCCATGGACCACATGATGGGATGATGGAGGTCACCTTCAAAGGTGAAATGAGGAGATACAAGTTACTACACACACTTGATTTTGATGCAACAAGAAAGCGGATGAGTGTTATTGTGGAGAATGAGAGGG GTGAGATTTACCTGCTGTGTAAAGGTGCTGAGTCGACCATGTTGGGTAGAGTGACAGAGGGGGATAAGGAGTCTGTGCTCACTCATGTAAACGAGTATGCCATT CTTGGTTTGAGGACTCTGGTGTTAGGTTTAAAACAGTTGGACCCTAAAGAGTTTGACAGGATAGACCAGACTCTGAATGACGCCAAGACAGCCCTGCAGGACAGGGCAGATAAG CTGGCAACAGCATACAGTGAGGTGGAAGTGGATTTACGGGTGTTAGGAGCCACAGCAGTCGAAGACAAGCTACAGGAAGATGTGCCAGACACTATACAGTCTCTACTGGCTGCTGGTATCAAG GTCTGGGTGTTGACGGGCGATAAAGAGGAGACAGCGGTCAACGTCAGTCATTCTGCGGGACATTTCACCTCTGATATGACCACTCTGTCCATTACCAGGCAGAGAAATCCTAAAGATTGTGAAGAACTAATCCGGACACATACGCAAAT ATTGGAGGAGGCGAGACATGTAGGCACAGCTCGAAGGTTTGCTCTCGTTATAGATGGTGCTAGCCTCCAACACTGTTTGGAACATGCAGATGCATTGTGCTCTCTTAGTCTCAACTGTTCAGCTGTACTGTGTTGTAGAATGACCCCACTTCAAAAAGCTGAG GTTGTGAAGCTTATCAAACATTCCAAAGATCACCCAGTGACTGCAGCTATAGGTGATGGTGCTAACGATGTCAGCATGATAGAGGAGGCTGATGTTGGAATAG GAATCATGGGGAAAGAAGGTCGCCAAGCAGTGAGGAACAGTGATTATGCGTTTGCAAAGTTCCGTTTCCTCAAGAAGGCACTTCTTGTCCATGGACACTTCTACTACATACGTCTTTCCAACCTTGTTCATTATTTCTTCTACAAA AATGTTGCATTCATCACTGCTCAACTTTTTTACACATTCTTTTCTGCCTTCTCAGAACAG TCACTGTATGAGAGTTTCTACTTGATGAATTTCAACATGGTTTTTACTGCCATGCCCATTCTTATGTACGGCATTTTTGAACAGCACATTCCACCATCTACACTCATGGCAAATCCCAGGCTCTACAA aaaagtTTCAAAGAATATGAACATGTCAATCAGGAATTTTATCAAGTGGAACAGCTTAG GTCTGTGGCACTCAGTGGTTGTGTTCTTTGGAGGTGTGTTCCTAATGGGAGAGGAGAGCTCACTCTTTCCAGATGGAAGG ATGATCGGCAACTGGACACTTGGTTCCATCATGTATTTTGCTAGTCTCATGATTGTCAGTTTTAAG TTATGCCTAACCATCCATTACTGGTCAGGCCCCATTTGGTTTGGTTTTGCATTCTTCGTTGTCACGTACACTGCTGGTATGGGTGTCTACAACTCGATCATGTGGCC GTCGTTGTTCAGTGACCATAACTACCTTCTATATGACTGGAATACAGTGTTCCAGTCTGTCACGGTCTGGTTTGCAGAACTGATGCTCATTATACTCGCGTTGATCCCTGATATTGTGTTCAGAGCCTACTCTGATATTCAAATGAGGCGAGATGTTAGCCCACATCATGGACAG GTTTCACCTGGAGGGTTTGAAAGCggaaaggttctaagtgacatgcAACAAGGAAACATATAG
- the LOC128219680 gene encoding phospholipid-transporting ATPase IF-like isoform X2, with amino-acid sequence MSGLCEGLQNCMPWHRRPPRSDTRSVYIGHRYPPDLDTTVLEPELEYPKNRIISSRYTAWNFLPKNLFEQFRRVANFYFLIIGIVQLVIDTPVSPITSILPLLFVVTVTAIKQGYEDWLRHKADREVNYRKVELVRDGEISSIMSMDIKVGDILRISANKSFPCDIVMLSSADPEGNCYITTANLDGETNLKTHCCVTDTRRFSHSGDFTQLSAVIECQQPTPDLYSFVGNMTIVRDNGEHTVRPLGPEHVLLRGARLKNTAFIYGCAIYTGNETKLALNSRPKSTKFSRIERRMNTFLLIFLLILAAESMFSTGLKYWYAFRPRVGQPWYVPEKEKDINVTPLRILEDFLAFVVLYNYVIPISLYVTIELQKFIGSMFFDWDLDMYDPNTNEPAKANTSDLNEELGQVEYLFTDKTGTLTENEMQFRKCSISGKQYEEVGSMLCLSSPTGGVPEPVPIFDTDIETFFTLLVLCHSVRVDHSQAVELGASTMYSYDGYEYDYQAPSPDEKAFIEACRRYGIVFHGPHDGMMEVTFKGEMRRYKLLHTLDFDATRKRMSVIVENERGEIYLLCKGAESTMLGRVTEGDKESVLTHVNEYAILGLRTLVLGLKQLDPKEFDRIDQTLNDAKTALQDRADKLATAYSEVEVDLRVLGATAVEDKLQEDVPDTIQSLLAAGIKVWVLTGDKEETAVNVSHSAGHFTSDMTTLSITRQRNPKDCEELIRTHTQILEEARHVGTARRFALVIDGASLQHCLEHADALCSLSLNCSAVLCCRMTPLQKAEVVKLIKHSKDHPVTAAIGDGANDVSMIEEADVGIGIMGKEGRQAVRNSDYAFAKFRFLKKALLVHGHFYYIRLSNLVHYFFYKNVAFITAQLFYTFFSAFSEQSLYESFYLMNFNMVFTAMPILMYGIFEQHIPPSTLMANPRLYKKVSKNMNMSIRNFIKWNSLGLWHSVVVFFGGVFLMGEESSLFPDGRMIGNWTLGSIMYFASLMIVSFKLCLTIHYWSGPIWFGFAFFVVTYTAGMGVYNSIMWPSLFSDHNYLLYDWNTVFQSVTVWFAELMLIILALIPDIVFRAYSDIQMRRDVSPHHGQVNQPNDEGNLLYNFSIDSSQRPLRQAFQLETRSSQLETTKFVFPPVVSPLSSSLGLHRHALGISLPAVKFSKKTDRKQNTL; translated from the exons ATGTCAGGATTATGCGAAGGATTGCAAAACTGCATG cCATGGCATAGGAGGCCTCCACGGTCAGACACACGGTCAGTTTACATTGGACACAGATACCCGCCAGACCTTGACACAACTGTCTTGGAGCCCGAACTAGAGTACCCGAAAAACAGGATTATATCTTCAAGG tACACAGCATGGAATTTCCTACCAAAGAATTTATTCGAGCAATTCCGTCGAGTGGCCAATTTCTACTTCCTGATCATTGGAATAGTACAG TTAGTGATCGACACGCCAGTCAGTCCAATCACCAGCATTCTACCCCTGCTGTTCGTGGTTACCGTCACCGCCATCAAGCAG GGCTATGAGGACTGGCTTCGACACAAGGCAGACAGAGAGGTGAACTATCGTAAGGTGGAGCTGGTACGAGATGGCGAGATTTCCTCCATCATGTCTATGGATATTAAG GTCGGAGACATTTTACGCATCTCGGCTAATAAGAGTTTTCCCTGCGACATTGTCATGTTGTCATCTGCTGACCCAGAGGGGAACTGTTACATTACCACAGCTAACCTGGACGGTGAAACTAACCTGAAG ACCCACTGTTGCGTAACTGACACCAGACGTTTCTCCCATTCCGGAGATTTCACCCAGCTGTCTGCGGTTATAGAGTGTCAGCAGCCGACCCCTGACCTCTACTCCTTTGTTGGGAATATGACGATCGTCCGGGACAATGGAGAGCACACTGTGCGACCACTTGGCCCTGAACATGTGCTACTCAGGGGAGCCAGGCTGAAGAATACTGCCTTTATATATG GGTGTGCCATTTACACTGGTAACGAGACAAAACTAGCTTTAAACTCCAGACCTAAATCAACAAAGTTCTCTCGTATCGAGAG acgTATGAATACATTCCTGCTGATCTTCCTCTTGATTCTTGCGGCTGAGTCGATGTTCTCCACGGGCCTGAAATACTGGTATGCATTCCGGCCACGTGTTGGACAGCCCTGGTACGTCCCAGAGAAGGAAAAGGACATCAATGTCACG CCACTGCGAATCCTTGAAGACTTCCTGGCCTTTGTTGTGCTATATAACTACGTCATTCCAATATCACTGTATGTTACTATAG AGCTGCAGAAGTTCATAGGTTCAATGTTTTTTGACTGGGACCTGGATATGTATGATCCTAATACAAATGAACCCGCCAAAGCGAACACTTCTGACCTCAATGAAGAGCTGGGACAG GTGGAGTACCTTTTCACAGACAAGACAGGAACACTGACAGAGAACGAGATGCAGTTCCGCAAGTGCTCTATCTCCGGTAAACAGTACGAGGAGGTCGGCAGTATGCTGTGTCTATCTTCCCCAACAGGAGGGGTGCCAGAACCAGTCCCCATATTTGAT acGGACATTGAGACATTTTTCACATTGTTGGTACTATGTCACAGTGTGCGAGTGGACCATTCCCAAGCCGTAGAACTGGGGGCATCCACCATGTACAGTTATGATGGATATGAGTATGACTATCAGGCTCCATCTCCTGATGAAAAGGCTTTCATAGAGGCCTGTAGGAG GTATGGTATAGTGTTCCATGGACCACATGATGGGATGATGGAGGTCACCTTCAAAGGTGAAATGAGGAGATACAAGTTACTACACACACTTGATTTTGATGCAACAAGAAAGCGGATGAGTGTTATTGTGGAGAATGAGAGGG GTGAGATTTACCTGCTGTGTAAAGGTGCTGAGTCGACCATGTTGGGTAGAGTGACAGAGGGGGATAAGGAGTCTGTGCTCACTCATGTAAACGAGTATGCCATT CTTGGTTTGAGGACTCTGGTGTTAGGTTTAAAACAGTTGGACCCTAAAGAGTTTGACAGGATAGACCAGACTCTGAATGACGCCAAGACAGCCCTGCAGGACAGGGCAGATAAG CTGGCAACAGCATACAGTGAGGTGGAAGTGGATTTACGGGTGTTAGGAGCCACAGCAGTCGAAGACAAGCTACAGGAAGATGTGCCAGACACTATACAGTCTCTACTGGCTGCTGGTATCAAG GTCTGGGTGTTGACGGGCGATAAAGAGGAGACAGCGGTCAACGTCAGTCATTCTGCGGGACATTTCACCTCTGATATGACCACTCTGTCCATTACCAGGCAGAGAAATCCTAAAGATTGTGAAGAACTAATCCGGACACATACGCAAAT ATTGGAGGAGGCGAGACATGTAGGCACAGCTCGAAGGTTTGCTCTCGTTATAGATGGTGCTAGCCTCCAACACTGTTTGGAACATGCAGATGCATTGTGCTCTCTTAGTCTCAACTGTTCAGCTGTACTGTGTTGTAGAATGACCCCACTTCAAAAAGCTGAG GTTGTGAAGCTTATCAAACATTCCAAAGATCACCCAGTGACTGCAGCTATAGGTGATGGTGCTAACGATGTCAGCATGATAGAGGAGGCTGATGTTGGAATAG GAATCATGGGGAAAGAAGGTCGCCAAGCAGTGAGGAACAGTGATTATGCGTTTGCAAAGTTCCGTTTCCTCAAGAAGGCACTTCTTGTCCATGGACACTTCTACTACATACGTCTTTCCAACCTTGTTCATTATTTCTTCTACAAA AATGTTGCATTCATCACTGCTCAACTTTTTTACACATTCTTTTCTGCCTTCTCAGAACAG TCACTGTATGAGAGTTTCTACTTGATGAATTTCAACATGGTTTTTACTGCCATGCCCATTCTTATGTACGGCATTTTTGAACAGCACATTCCACCATCTACACTCATGGCAAATCCCAGGCTCTACAA aaaagtTTCAAAGAATATGAACATGTCAATCAGGAATTTTATCAAGTGGAACAGCTTAG GTCTGTGGCACTCAGTGGTTGTGTTCTTTGGAGGTGTGTTCCTAATGGGAGAGGAGAGCTCACTCTTTCCAGATGGAAGG ATGATCGGCAACTGGACACTTGGTTCCATCATGTATTTTGCTAGTCTCATGATTGTCAGTTTTAAG TTATGCCTAACCATCCATTACTGGTCAGGCCCCATTTGGTTTGGTTTTGCATTCTTCGTTGTCACGTACACTGCTGGTATGGGTGTCTACAACTCGATCATGTGGCC GTCGTTGTTCAGTGACCATAACTACCTTCTATATGACTGGAATACAGTGTTCCAGTCTGTCACGGTCTGGTTTGCAGAACTGATGCTCATTATACTCGCGTTGATCCCTGATATTGTGTTCAGAGCCTACTCTGATATTCAAATGAGGCGAGATGTTAGCCCACATCATGGACAG